The Chrysemys picta bellii isolate R12L10 chromosome 5, ASM1138683v2, whole genome shotgun sequence DNA segment ATTGTATTTAACATCTATATTGTTGTACTATACAGAGCCCTCAAACAAAATGGGATACATCATGGTTGGCACTGAACAAACATAGGCATTGATTTAACACAGcccttatgcatatgcataaCTGTGATGGGTGTACCAACCCCACACGGTGAGGTGAGGCTTAAGGAGTTGCTCTGGATGCAGGAAGCCACATCCCCTCATTCCTGCAGAGCATgctcccagtggagggagaattCAAAAGGAGCAACTCAGCTCAGTCTGGATGTATCAAGCAGGAGAAGAGTTGGGTGCTGCAGCCTCCTGTAGAGAAGCTGCTGGGGCTCCAAGTGATTGGGACTGCACTGCATAGTCAAGCCACCGCAGGCCTTTCAACTGCAGCGGCCAAGGATGACAAGCCACTGCCGAAAGGGGAAGACACTCTGGAGAATGACCCAAGAGGACTCCAAAGGGGACACTAAGACAGAGGGGTggcacagaagcaggggtaggaagtgacccagggaaccGGCATAAGGGCATCTGCCCCAGGCCATGTATTGGAACCATTATTTTGAAGGGCCCTGCTTTGGAATCCAGTGGAGCAGGGTGGGCTTGGGTTCCTCAACCCCAGTCACAAACTCTGACCATTGGGTGACTGCCACTGATCCTAGCCAGTAGGCAAGGCAGCCACAGACTCTCACTGGGGGTGACAATACCACTGACTCTAGCTTCTAGGCGAGGCACCAACAGACTTTTGCCTTTGGGTGACTTTGCCTCTGATCCTGCTGCTAGGTAAGATGGCCACAGTTGTGGAGTGATCTTGCCACTGATTCTAGACACTAGGCAAGATGGCCAGAGACTCTCACCTTTGGAGAACACTTCCACCGATGCTAGCCACTAGGCAAGGCAGCCACTGACTCTTGCCACTGGGTGAAATAGCCTGGAGTATCGCCACTAGGCAGTATTGCTGCCCTTGGGTACAAAACCCCATGAcaataactttaagcatatgagaggagctagcgaacaggagcggctaataggggagttttgtgagggactTCTCCAGATGAAGGAGGAGCAGTTATGTGACCCTTGGGATAAGTTTAttgtctggtgtgtgtgtgtgtttgtgtttgttgtgGTGTGCTTGGTGCTGGACTGAAATATACTGTGTattctgtttgtttgggggactgTGTGCTGAGAGTAGGGGTGCTGAGATTAGCAgtctgctaggcaaggctgagagctgacAACTTCTTAatgaggctttgatccctaagcccttttgcacccatcaacccttaaccagaAGAACGGGGCTTTAGAAAGCCCActcctaagtgaccagaggagctagcaaacaggagcagctaaaaggggagttttgtgagggagttgagagtggggaatgggagagaggggggctAGACACACTTAACATTCCTTAATTTCTTTAAACTTAAACACCCccaaaaaacaccccctgataaaaacaaaacaaaaacaaagaaatgagctgcaggagtaaaaagataatgcaggcagaagtccagcaacagactgggggctacccagtttattgcacccaatgcagcatgtatgattacctgctctatgggcaggtggcgtattgtgcatttggtgcaaggagctcctggccctcaaagACCATATACGAGCTTTGGAGACCAGGCTGGCTGAGCTGGagaagctaagggagacagagaggtacatagatgagactttccaggacacagtagaatggtcccacccctggtctgacagcctctgtactgttgaggaggatgaaagcctcgtggaaggagaacatccaactggagcagaaggaaacaatccatagttgggaccctccttccagatgatgttgtggtatcctctcgcactgaggatacctctccaggggagagaactccagttattaggaagagacaggtattagtaatggacgagttgatcattagaaacatagatagctgggtttgtgatgactgggagaaccacatggtgacttgcctgcctggtgcgaaggttgcggatctctcgagacatctagatagacttatgtgtagtgctggggaggagccggtggtcacggtacatgtaggtaccaatgacataaggAAGGATAGAAGAGAGGTCccagaggccaaatttaggctgctaggtaagagattgaagtccaggatctccatggtagcattctctgaaatgcttccagttccacgtgcagggccagttagacaggcagaactgcagggtctcaatgcgtggatgagatgattgtgtagggaggaggggtttagatttattaggaactggggaaacttttgggaaacaggggagcctatacaggaagatgggctccacctaaaccaaaatggaactagATTGCTGGCACTTTAAATTTAAAAGGTCataaagcagtttttaaactaagggttgggggaaagccgacaggtgtggaggggcatgtggttcagacagagacatcccttagggaaggatctactaatggagattctctgtgTCCTACTAAGGAGGAGAGCATGGAAGATAAAATACaagtaggatctgatgagaaacagtcaaatgaaaaaaagtctaattcaattacatcatgtaatgggagacagctaaaaagtgacaagtttttaaagtgcttatataccaatgttagaagtctaaataataagatgggtgaactagagtgcctcatattaaatgaggatattgatataataggcatcacaaaacttggtggaatgagaataatcaatgggacacagtaataccagggtacaaaatatattggaaggatagaacaggttgtgctggttggggagtggcactatatgtgaaagaaagcgtaaaatcaaatgaagtaaaaatcttgaatgaaccaaactgtaccatagaatctctatggacagTAATTCCATGATTTAATCATAAGAATATAgtagtagggatatattaccgaccagctgaccaggatggtgatagtgactgtgaaatgctcagggagattagagaggctattaaaataaaaaactcaataataatgtgggattttcaattatccccatattgactgggtacatatcacctcaggatgggatgcagagataaagtttcttgacaccttaaatgactgtttcttggagcagctagttctgaaacccacaagaggagaggcaatttttgatttagtcctaaatggagcactaGATCAGGTTCacgaggtgaatatagctggacagcttggtaatagtgaccataatatagttaaatttaacatccctgtggcaaggAAAATACCACAGCAGTCcgacactgtagcatttaatttcagaaaggggaactacacaaaaatgaggaagttaaacagaaattaaaaggtacagcaccaaaagtaaaatccctgcaagttgcatagaaactttttaaagacaccacaatagagactcaacttaaatgtataccccacattaaaaaaacacagtaaaagaatcaaaaaagagccaccgtggctaaacaacaaagtaaaagaagcagtgagaggcaaaaaggcatcctttaaaaagtagaggttaaatcctagtgaggaaaatagaaaggaacataaactcaggcaaatgaagtgtaaaaatataatcaggaaggccaaaaaaaaaaatttttgaaatacatctagccaaagactcaaaaagtaataggattttttttttttttaagaacatcagaagcagaaagcctgctaaacaaccagtggggccactggacgatagagatgctaaagaagcactcaaggtagtatgataaggccattgcagagaaactaaatgaagtatttgcatcagtcttcacagttgaggatgtgagagagattcccaaacctgagactttttttttaggtgacaaatctgaggaactgtcccagattgaggtgtcattagaggaggttttggaacaaattgataaactaaacagtaataagtcaccaggaccagttggtattcacccaagagttctgaaggaactcaaatgtgaaattgcaggactactaactgtagtcagtaacctatcatttaaatcagcttctgtaccaaatgactggaggatagctaatgtgatgccaatttttaaaaagggctccagagttGACCCCAACatttacaggctggtaagcctgacttcagtactgggcaaactgattgaaactatagtaaagaacaatattgtcagacacatagatgaacataatttgttggggaatagtcaacatggtttttgtaaagggaatcatgcctcaccaatctactagaattctttgaggggatcaacaagcagGTGGACAAGGGGATCCACTGGAtttagtgtatttagattttcagaaagcctttgacaaggctcttaagcaaagtaagcagtcatggaataagagggaaagtgctctcgtggattggtaactggttaaaagataggaaacaaaggctaggaataCATGGtcggttttcagaatggagagaagtaaatagtggtgtcccccaggggtctgtactgggtccagtcctatttaacatattcataaatgatctgcagaaaggggtaaacagtgaggtggcaaaatttgcagatgatacaaaactactcaagacagttaagtcccagTCAGACTGCGAAGCgctacaaaaagatctctcaaaactgggtgactgggcaacaaaatggcagatgaaattcagtgttgataaatgcaaaataatgcacattggaaaacataatcccaattatacatataaaatgatggggtctaaattagctgttaccactcaagaaagagatcttggagtcattgtggatagttctctgaaaacatccactcaatatgcagcagcagtcaaaaaaatgaacagaatattgggaatcattaagaaaaatcattagaggtctataaaatcatgactgatatggagaaagtaaacaaggaagtgttatttattccttcccataacacaagaactaggggtcaccaaatgaaattaataggcagcaggtttaaaataaataaaaggaagtattttttcacacaacgtacagtcaacatgtggaactccttgccagaagatgttgtgaagtccaagactataacagagttcaaaaaagaactagataaaatatgcaggataggtccgtcaatggctattaaccaggatgggcaaggatggtatccctagcctctgtttgccagaagctgggaatgggcgacaggggatggatcacttgatcattacctgttttgttcattccctctggggcacctggcattggccactgtcggaagacaggatactgggcgagatggacctttggtctgacctagtatggccgttcctatgttcttaagaGTAGTCCCATGGATTTAAGTTGGACTACACACATGCTTAGACCCAAATcctcaaggtatttaggtgcctaacttccactgatCTGAATGGGAGTAAGGAGCCTACATATATCcggggatctgggccaaagtgctCTGCTGGATTGAGCCCACAGTGAAAGACTGTCCTaaccccaaacagcttacaatgtAAGAGAGCTAAATGTTATTACTGTGTATCTCTTTACAACCTCTCCAGAAGTCTCAGCAGAAGCCAAGCCCTGTCCTGTTGAGTCAGGAGGGTCAGATCAAATTGAGATTTGgagtgggcagggagtggggaggagaataATGGCACAAATACGAGCAGAGCTATGCCAAtattgagcacttttgaaaatcccctcctAAGGGCTGAAGCAGAACTGATATGATGCATTAGCTCTGCACTGGAGTGAATTTCACTGTGTGAACATTCCGAACACTGCATGGAGCTAATTGCATGCAGTCTTCCTTAAGCTATATGCAACAGGATCATATTCTATAACAAAGAATATATATTagatctaagggccagattttcaaaagtacccagCATGCAGCAATTCCCACTCTTTGCAATgagagctgctggctgctgagcagttttaaatctctcttctccCAGTTGTGGGTGCTGTGGAAATTGAGCAAAGCTGGCCCTAGAATGTGCAGTTTTGaaagtgcattttttttaaacaaggcagGCCATAAAAAAGTAGAAAatagaaaatccaccattttTGCTTTATGAAGATATCAAGAGTACAATTCCAAAATACACAGTGctgaacattttcatttgatTCCATTCCAAGATTGTGAAGTAGGATTAAAGTTACCTTTCTGCTAAATATTCTGCCTTCCTTTctgccaaacatttttttctaatcACATTACTTTACTCTGATTTACACGAGTTTTAGCTTCAAGAATCAATGGCCATTGCTGAATGCAAATAGGCACACAGGAAAATTATATTAAGTTTGCACAATTGATCTttcatcatttaaaaatgtaCCTTTTAAAATTTCTTGTAATGTCAGCCTGAAATACTTCCAGCGCTGAATGTCATCAAGTGGAGCAGGGTCACTCTGGGAAAACCCATTCTCAGTGATGTAAATTATAGGATTATTATATGTATCCTAGAACAAGAGAGCAGAAGTTTTATTCAGAACAGATGTAAGAAAACCCATAAAATCAGGTGCATTAGCCTCTATCTTCTCTAAGCTACAACCCAAAACTAGTTTTCATCAAATTGTACTGACCCTATTAACTTAATTTTCCATGTGCTGACCTTTCATGACTAACAGTGGAAAAGCAAAACTGTGCAAATATCCATGAAGACAGTGAAATGACTTATTTTAATAAGAATACAAAAATATCTTTCCTGCATTAGCATCTGCGTAGTGTCACTGCTCCTTAACCCTTTGATACTAGCAGTCACAGCATGTCCCACTGTCAGCAATGAGTTGCATGCCAGGAAAACCTGACTGCTGGTATCCAAAAGATCATTTCTGAAGTTCAACAGATGATCGAACACTCACGTATCATTTCAAATTGTAACTCATGCTCAATATGAGTTTTCAAGTATAAtagcaacaaaaaaaaacctcaaagtcTTCAACGCTCTCAGTGGTTAAGAtgcaaaaatgaaacaaagaatCCCAAGTCAACTTGTTTACACTCTTGCATGGTGCCTTTTGCTACTGCATGTGTGTGCCTCCCAATAACTAAGTCACCCATATTGCACTGTACAAATCCTTTTCCTTGGTGGTGGTTAGCTAACTAAAAATCTGGATGATCAAGTTAGCCTCACGCCATACCTTGATATATTTCAGTAATCTACGTAAACCCCAGGGAACTACAGCCAGCCATGAGCTGCCAGCAGCAAAAGGCCAGGAATGGTCCATTATTTGTTCAGCTTCTCTGTCCCCAGAAACACTTGGTTCACTGCGTGTATTTTCTTGGTGCTTTACTTTGCGAGTAGTATAATAATTTAGGGCAAAAAAGTCAGCAGTTCCCTTGATCATCTTCTTTTCTTCCTCAGTAAATTCTGGAAGCCTTGATGATAGGTAGCCTTGCTTTGTACTCATTACAGAGATCTGGGATTTCATGATGGCTGGATAGTCACCACTAATAAATATGGGTTCAGCAAACCAGTCTAAGCAAAAAGCCATATATCTTTTAGTAGCTTCTTGGTCTGCCAGACAAGTTGAATCTAGGGGTTCTGCCCAATCTGAGTTTAGAGCTATAGACACAAGCCCGTGTTGCTTTTTTCTAAATAACAAATCATAACTGTGCCAGGCTTTAGCATGAGCCTTTATCATGTTATGAGCTGTCCGATAAGCTCCAATACCAGGTTCCATTATTCCT contains these protein-coding regions:
- the LOC101946141 gene encoding cytosolic beta-glucosidase isoform X2; its protein translation is MTSAAPAPCGWHPEDISFPSGFAWGAATAAYQVEGVDYYDKIIDDLLANGIVPMVTLYHFDLPQHLEDQGGWSSDAITEVFDNYAQFCFRTFGNRVKLWVTINEPYVVAKDGYEKGIVAPGIMEPGIGAYRTAHNMIKAHAKAWHSYDLLFRKKQHGLVSIALNSDWAEPLDSTCLADQEATKRYMAFCLDWFAEPIFISGDYPAIMKSQISVMSTKQGYLSSRLPEFTEEEKKMIKGTADFFALNYYTTRKVKHQENTRSEPSVSGDREAEQIMDHSWPFAAGSSWLAVVPWGLRRLLKYIKDTYNNPIIYITENGFSQSDPAPLDDIQRWKYFRLTLQEILKAVSLDDVHLNGYFVWSLLDNFEWTCGYSCRFGLFHVDFENPALPRVPYRSAIEYAKVISNNGLTKSTEELR